agctttgtatttctctctaatCTATCTGTCTACTTTGGCCaaattagattgatttatcttcagcaggagaggtgctttgtggtagGTTTAATCTTGTTGTGATCTTGCCTTATGACATGAGGGgcaaaggcacgtattgtattgttgctactatgGATAAAACGACGGGGTTTGGTCATATTGATTTATCTTATTttttctacattatgtcatcttgcttaaagtgttactctgtttgtcatgaacttaatactttgagacgcatgctggatagttgTCTTGGTgtgggagtaatagtagtagatgcacttGGATTAgctgtctacttgtcacggacgtaatgcctatgtaaTGATTATGACATGGATgatcatcataactatgctcaattctatcaattgcctgacagtaatttgtttacccaccattacTATGCTTTCGAGAGAGGCCTAATGAACCTGTGGCCCCTCGGTCCATTCTCCATAATACTAAGAATCCTACAATTGCTTTGTTTGCTCTCTTTATTTTCTTCttactttttatttactttatCTATCACTATCAGTTTTAATCTTGCAACTGGCGAGAACAAGGGGAGTGACGACCCCTTACTTTTCTTGGGTGCAAGCAATTGATGtgtttgtgtgtaggtactgtctACATTGCTGGTGTGGTGCCTCCTACTGATTTGATAAACATTGTTTCTTAATTGAGGGGAAATACCATCTGCTACTATACTGCTTCACTCTTTCTCTTCTGGGAAACCCAACAACTCCATCGTGAGTACCAGGCGGCGTGCTGGACGACGAGCTGGGCCTCCGGGGTGGGTTGGGCCAAAGCAGCGTCCAAGGGGGTGAGCGCTTGGTCGAAAGGATGCCTGGCTCGAGCCTGCGGTAGCTTTAATCTAGATCTTCTATTGTTGGGTACGCACACGTGGCTACATGCACAGTCTACAACAGGTGTTGGGTTCTGCTGTTAGGATCGATCTCGGCGAGATCACACAAGTCGAGGGCCTCTGGTGTTGCGCGTCTTCGCTTTCCATTTGCCTCACCGTTCCAATACCTTTGTCACATCTCATGCACAGTCTCAAACTTGTCGCCTCTGAACGTGATATGATCTTCTCTCCTGCTTCCAAGCGAACCATACAAGATTGGCACCGTTCCTCTAGATCAACAATCTGCGACCTCCTTGAaacttgctcatgataccacttgttagaataatttGAGGCGATCCACTGATGActaagcaatcacacgaggcacgacagTGAGATTTGCTAACAAGGTTCACCGAACATCGGCTACATCCCTGAGCCTGACTATGGATGCTCATCTCCATGATACCGCTACAATACCACACACCAGCTCCCCTGCATGTATGTCCTGttatgttggcataggttgttACTTCGTGTGTCTATAAGATACAAAAGTCCTACTATGACACCACAACATACTCTGTCTACACACCATACGACGCAGAGTCTAactataacctaccttgtacacaatattcagCACAACTCTAACACCAGCCGACGACACCCGCACCGAGCGACCCCTCCGGGTAGCAGCCACTACCACGCCACACGGCCAAAGAAGCTCCTCAAAGCCAGCCGAGCTTCGGCGGCGGCACCTCTGGTGACGGCGGGAGGAGAAAGGGGAGGGGTGGAAGAGGAGGCGTCGCTGGTTTCTCCTCAAGCCGTGAGAGGGGGCGACACGAGTTGTTTTGCACTTTTATTGTTACTCTCTGTgaagaaatataagatcgtttagatcattAACTGGTCTAAGTAGTGATTTAAACAATTTTATATTCCTTCacagagggagtacttatttaGTTTTTGGACTCTATGTTGTTCTTTCTATAGCACAGGACGATCTTCACCATGTGAAAGATACTATAGATGATGAAAAACGCATGGGATGAAGGAGTTGCCACACCGGCGCGGCGGTACGTCCCGCTGAAACAAAGATGCATACACATACATTGTACTACACCACATGATCAAATCACGAAGGGAGCATTAATTGATCCACTACATGGAGCGCGCGATGCGAATGCAGAACAGCTATGGACGGAAAAGGAAGGTTCTAGCCGATGATCTGGTCGAGGACGCCGGTGTTCTTGAGGCCGAGCACGATGCCGACGCCCAAGATGTGGCCGAAGGAGCCGCATGCGAGCGTGTCGGCGAGCGTGAAGCCGGCCGGGTCGCCCGTCTGCAGCCCGGACTCGCGCGCCTCCAACTTGAGCCCCGCCGTAGCCTTCCTGTTCGCCGACGGCGCCAGC
The window above is part of the Triticum aestivum cultivar Chinese Spring chromosome 2A, IWGSC CS RefSeq v2.1, whole genome shotgun sequence genome. Proteins encoded here:
- the LOC123188752 gene encoding photosystem I reaction center subunit psaK, chloroplastic, producing MASQLSAMTSVPQFHGLRSYSSPRSIATLPSLRKRSQGIRCDYIGSSTNIIMVTTTTLMLFAGRFGLAPSANRKATAGLKLEARESGLQTGDPAGFTLADTLACGSFGHILGVGIVLGLKNTGVLDQIIG